One window from the genome of Prosthecobacter fusiformis encodes:
- a CDS encoding FAD-dependent oxidoreductase codes for MQADVVVIGGSLGGVAAALATARMGKRVILTEETTWIGGQATAQGIPLDEHPWSEKFGRTQSYADFREGVRDYYRSHYPLTAEARADRYLNPGAGWVSKLCFEPRVGLAVLYEMLAPHLSAGRIVILLRHLPVSVSMDGDYARSVTVRDEIQQVDRTLTAPYILDATELGDLLELGKIESVIGAESQSETGEPLAVDGPAEPHEQMVFTHVFALDHLPGEEHIIPKPRDYDFWKQAKSHRGDFPKLTLPDLFGAQHDHLGRVPKAGSYVASTWNFRRMLCQSNFVPGAFPSDVTVAIWPTNEYHLGVLCGVSPEERRKHLDAARQLSLSTIHWLQTEAPNPATGGQGYPGLRPRGDFFGTEDGLAQAPYIRESRRIKAEFTVLEQHFRTDQPETKDGPLKYHDSVGLSGYRVDIHKPTAPGKPSITEVAHGKHWLQQIPLGALIPVRVENLLPACKNLGVTHITNGAFRVHPTEWNIGESAGALAAFCLDRKLSPRQVRNTAAHLTDFQRELERQGVELDWPRMETSRSYYSHHNLDLKDADTFHFGEAWRLK; via the coding sequence ATGCAGGCGGATGTAGTCGTGATTGGCGGCAGCCTCGGCGGAGTGGCCGCGGCGCTGGCTACCGCCCGTATGGGCAAGCGGGTCATTCTCACTGAGGAAACCACCTGGATCGGCGGTCAGGCCACCGCCCAGGGTATCCCTCTTGATGAACATCCCTGGAGCGAGAAATTTGGTCGCACTCAAAGTTATGCAGATTTCAGGGAAGGTGTGCGTGACTACTATCGTAGCCATTACCCTCTCACTGCGGAAGCGCGGGCCGACCGCTACCTCAATCCAGGTGCGGGTTGGGTCAGCAAGCTTTGTTTTGAGCCGCGCGTCGGTCTGGCGGTGCTTTACGAAATGCTGGCTCCACATCTTTCCGCCGGGCGCATCGTGATCCTCCTTCGCCATCTGCCAGTCTCTGTGTCGATGGACGGTGATTACGCCCGCTCTGTCACAGTAAGGGATGAGATTCAGCAAGTGGATCGCACGCTCACGGCCCCTTACATCCTGGATGCCACCGAGCTGGGAGATTTGCTGGAACTGGGTAAGATCGAATCGGTCATCGGCGCTGAGTCACAGTCTGAGACCGGAGAGCCACTGGCTGTGGACGGACCTGCCGAGCCGCATGAGCAAATGGTCTTCACCCATGTCTTTGCACTCGATCACCTCCCTGGCGAGGAGCACATCATCCCGAAACCACGCGACTACGATTTCTGGAAACAGGCGAAGAGTCATCGCGGCGATTTTCCAAAGCTGACCCTGCCGGATCTTTTTGGGGCTCAGCATGACCACCTGGGCCGCGTTCCTAAAGCAGGAAGCTACGTAGCCAGCACCTGGAATTTTCGCCGGATGCTCTGCCAGAGCAATTTTGTGCCTGGCGCTTTCCCGAGCGATGTGACCGTGGCCATCTGGCCGACCAATGAGTATCATCTCGGTGTGCTTTGCGGCGTTTCTCCTGAGGAACGGCGCAAGCATCTCGATGCCGCACGCCAGTTGAGTCTCAGCACCATTCACTGGCTTCAGACGGAAGCCCCCAATCCTGCGACCGGGGGGCAGGGTTATCCTGGTTTGCGTCCACGTGGTGATTTCTTCGGCACCGAGGATGGTCTTGCTCAGGCACCGTACATTCGCGAATCACGTCGCATCAAAGCGGAGTTCACCGTGCTGGAGCAGCATTTCCGTACGGATCAGCCAGAGACGAAAGATGGCCCTTTAAAGTACCATGATAGCGTCGGCCTTAGCGGCTATCGGGTGGACATTCACAAGCCCACAGCTCCGGGTAAACCCAGCATTACGGAGGTCGCTCATGGTAAACATTGGTTACAGCAGATTCCGCTTGGTGCGCTCATCCCTGTCCGGGTGGAAAACCTTCTGCCCGCCTGCAAAAACCTTGGGGTCACCCACATCACCAACGGTGCTTTTCGCGTCCATCCAACGGAGTGGAATATTGGCGAGTCCGCCGGTGCTCTGGCTGCCTTTTGTCTGGACCGTAAACTCTCACCACGCCAAGTCCGCAACACCGCAGCGCATCTCACCGATTTCCAGCGGGAACTGGAGCGCCAGGGAGTGGAACTTGACTGGCCGCGAATGGAGACGTCGCGCTCCTATTACAGTCATCACAACCTCGACCTCAAAGATGCCGATACCTTCCATTTCGGCGAAGCTTGGCGCTTAAAATAG
- a CDS encoding family 10 glycosylhydrolase codes for MTPSRRSFLKLSSSALVTSALPAIAQSDENAPRFHPTVASTNYKCIFNHELLVVAGKKDNNPEYIGSFIDKLKDTDVDAVMCCPTMWRTNLYPSEIDPQWKKYTPGQSSKFPSFDRMMAYIHGGGDPVKETLEACRRNKKDFFICYRMNDQHYVADLAWPTHNAIWREHPEYWLGDSEIPPAKGGDNVRLFNYMVPEVREYFFSIVKELCTNYDVDGVELDFQRFPKFFRSADLEEGRGVMTAFVKRIKTMMNDIGRERGKSLKLSIRIPETLAKCEAAGLDIPEWDKQHLVEMINISSFYVHTIELGIEGFRAATSYGKLYGEMNYLTFQESGQVKGSGRRYTTFETYRASALNLFTRGVDGLSLFNYDYVPSDKRLAMAEGLKQITDLDFLRQASKNYVISPGFGTFPAKNDKEIDLIIPDDTTQVHFDRAILRIETKLDCTKLQIGVWLNGEALEPLAHEGTELFVPVSQNSAYPTPQVLKFYTVPLARIIAGKNTIKISNLDRKKGNCDLRSMELALYR; via the coding sequence ATGACTCCTTCCCGCCGAAGCTTTCTCAAGCTTTCTTCAAGTGCGCTCGTGACCAGCGCTTTGCCTGCCATTGCTCAAAGTGACGAGAATGCCCCGCGCTTTCATCCCACAGTAGCGTCAACTAACTACAAGTGTATCTTCAATCACGAACTGTTGGTCGTCGCGGGAAAAAAGGACAACAACCCGGAATACATCGGCTCATTCATTGACAAGTTGAAGGACACCGATGTGGATGCAGTCATGTGCTGCCCGACCATGTGGCGCACCAATTTGTATCCTTCGGAGATTGATCCTCAGTGGAAAAAATACACGCCAGGCCAGTCATCCAAGTTCCCGTCCTTCGACAGGATGATGGCCTACATCCACGGCGGTGGTGATCCGGTGAAGGAGACTCTGGAAGCCTGTCGGCGTAACAAAAAGGATTTTTTCATCTGCTATCGGATGAATGATCAGCACTACGTGGCTGATCTCGCATGGCCAACTCACAATGCCATCTGGCGGGAGCATCCCGAATACTGGCTAGGCGATTCTGAGATCCCTCCAGCCAAGGGCGGAGACAATGTCCGGCTCTTCAACTACATGGTCCCAGAAGTGCGTGAATACTTCTTCTCCATTGTGAAAGAGCTTTGCACAAACTACGATGTGGATGGCGTCGAACTCGATTTCCAACGTTTTCCCAAGTTCTTCCGCAGCGCTGATCTGGAAGAAGGACGCGGCGTAATGACCGCATTCGTAAAGCGAATCAAGACCATGATGAACGATATCGGTCGCGAGCGTGGAAAATCCCTCAAGCTAAGCATCCGCATTCCGGAAACATTGGCCAAATGCGAGGCCGCCGGGCTGGACATCCCCGAGTGGGACAAACAGCATTTGGTGGAGATGATCAATATTTCCTCGTTCTATGTCCACACCATCGAACTGGGCATCGAAGGATTCCGTGCTGCCACCAGCTATGGCAAGCTTTACGGGGAAATGAACTACCTCACCTTCCAGGAGTCAGGCCAAGTCAAAGGTTCCGGCCGCCGATATACGACCTTCGAAACTTATCGAGCTTCGGCGCTGAATCTCTTCACCCGAGGTGTGGATGGATTGAGCCTCTTTAATTACGATTACGTTCCCTCCGACAAGCGGTTGGCGATGGCGGAAGGCCTCAAGCAGATCACGGATCTCGATTTCCTCAGGCAGGCGTCGAAAAATTATGTGATCTCTCCCGGCTTCGGCACTTTCCCCGCGAAGAACGACAAAGAAATCGACCTCATCATCCCAGATGACACCACTCAGGTCCACTTTGATCGAGCCATCCTGCGCATAGAGACCAAGCTGGATTGCACCAAACTGCAAATAGGTGTCTGGCTGAATGGCGAAGCCTTGGAGCCCCTGGCTCATGAGGGAACCGAACTCTTCGTCCCGGTGTCGCAAAACTCCGCCTATCCCACGCCCCAGGTATTGAAGTTTTATACCGTTCCTCTGGCCCGCATCATCGCAGGAAAAAACACCATCAAGATCAGCAACCTTGATCGGAAAAAAGGCAACTGTGATCTTCGCTCGATGGAGCTCGCCCTTTATCGTTAA
- a CDS encoding FAD-dependent oxidoreductase, with the protein MPAATPAPQRKPLQVEPVRAAEAGQVNGQAYDLIVIGGTPGGIACAVRAAREGLSVLIVQHNRHIGGMITNGLMQWDALYAGHRAPIFNEVAGMIGDYYLKTYGEDSPQYKTARFTQTHYPMSLFESSVAEHLFNKLVSAEKNITTLLSHYPVDSSRDAAILTGLTLRKYGTSEDIQVKGKVFADATYEGDLAALVKVPYRIGREGRDEYGEPHAGKVFTNISSEKGPKEALDGTLNIHPYGHVQGTIDPNSPFTADGAVQAYNYRFCLTKEEGNRLLPEKPPGYNREEFVNYYRKGLGGGRLNGKGTFNNPILPGENHAYPDASWPEREKIIERHKNFALGLMYFLQNDESLSEAKRAGYRQSGLPLDEYPDNGHIPYEMYVREGRRIVGRYVFKEQDNRLAAAYGRSPVMTDSIAITDWSMDSHDCTWDRSPGYAYDGKLILTEESRPAQIPWRSLLPQGVDNLIVPVCLSATHVAWGAVRLEPVWMQLGESAGFAAALSVKKNQAPAFLDPALLIQSLVKNRMMITFLNDVDVASNDPQVMAAQYFGSKGFFSDYNAGLDLPLSTHLKTVWQGGFDQLQNGTLDVEKLAIAVHQASAETSEDTGMKRGEFLVQLWSKLTQP; encoded by the coding sequence TTGCCTGCCGCCACGCCCGCGCCGCAGCGAAAACCTCTTCAGGTGGAGCCTGTGCGTGCTGCGGAAGCGGGGCAGGTGAATGGCCAAGCGTACGATCTCATCGTCATCGGAGGAACTCCCGGCGGCATTGCCTGCGCCGTTCGTGCTGCGCGTGAGGGATTATCCGTTCTCATCGTTCAGCACAACCGTCACATCGGCGGCATGATCACCAATGGGCTTATGCAATGGGATGCACTATACGCAGGCCACCGCGCCCCCATTTTCAATGAAGTCGCTGGCATGATCGGCGACTATTACTTGAAGACCTACGGCGAGGATTCGCCTCAGTATAAAACCGCGCGTTTCACCCAGACTCATTATCCGATGAGCCTGTTTGAGTCCTCAGTGGCAGAGCACCTGTTTAACAAACTGGTCTCGGCTGAAAAGAACATCACCACACTGCTTTCTCATTACCCTGTGGACTCCTCTCGGGATGCAGCCATTCTCACAGGCCTCACCCTTCGTAAATATGGCACATCAGAAGACATCCAGGTTAAAGGCAAAGTCTTCGCAGATGCCACCTATGAAGGGGATCTCGCCGCCCTGGTTAAGGTGCCTTATCGTATCGGTCGTGAAGGCCGTGACGAATACGGTGAACCGCACGCAGGGAAAGTATTCACCAACATCTCTTCCGAAAAAGGTCCCAAAGAAGCGTTGGATGGCACTCTCAATATTCACCCTTACGGCCACGTCCAGGGGACCATTGATCCCAATAGCCCCTTCACCGCAGATGGAGCCGTACAGGCCTACAATTATCGTTTCTGCCTGACCAAGGAAGAGGGCAACCGCCTGCTTCCCGAAAAGCCCCCGGGTTACAATCGCGAAGAGTTTGTGAACTACTATCGCAAGGGCCTTGGCGGCGGTCGTCTCAATGGCAAAGGCACGTTTAATAACCCCATCCTCCCCGGAGAAAATCACGCCTATCCCGATGCCTCCTGGCCGGAGCGTGAGAAGATCATCGAGCGCCACAAGAACTTCGCGTTAGGCCTCATGTATTTCCTTCAAAATGACGAATCCCTGTCCGAGGCCAAGCGTGCCGGTTATCGCCAGTCAGGTTTGCCTCTCGATGAATATCCAGACAACGGCCACATCCCCTATGAAATGTATGTCCGTGAAGGCCGTCGCATCGTTGGGCGTTACGTGTTCAAGGAACAGGACAACCGCCTCGCCGCAGCTTATGGCCGCTCTCCTGTAATGACCGATAGCATCGCCATCACCGACTGGTCCATGGATTCCCACGACTGCACCTGGGACCGTAGCCCTGGCTATGCATATGATGGCAAGCTCATCCTGACAGAGGAATCCCGACCTGCGCAGATCCCCTGGCGCAGCCTGCTGCCACAGGGCGTGGACAATCTCATCGTCCCTGTCTGTCTCAGCGCCACCCATGTCGCCTGGGGCGCAGTCCGCCTGGAGCCTGTGTGGATGCAGCTCGGTGAATCCGCCGGTTTTGCCGCCGCACTTTCCGTCAAAAAGAACCAAGCACCAGCTTTCCTAGATCCCGCACTGCTGATCCAGTCACTCGTTAAAAACCGCATGATGATCACGTTCCTCAATGACGTGGACGTGGCCTCCAATGATCCTCAGGTGATGGCCGCGCAATACTTCGGTAGCAAAGGTTTCTTCAGCGATTACAACGCGGGGTTGGACCTACCCTTATCCACCCACCTCAAAACCGTTTGGCAGGGTGGATTTGATCAACTTCAAAACGGCACGCTTGATGTGGAAAAGCTCGCTATTGCCGTTCATCAAGCTTCTGCCGAAACATCGGAGGATACGGGAATGAAACGTGGCGAGTTTCTGGTTCAGTTGTGGTCAAAACTCACACAGCCCTGA
- a CDS encoding alpha/beta fold hydrolase, protein MKLFTVLLTGCLLSSVLLAQPGVSHADGLFLELPLQPGEGDRFQLADFSFWLADPSQPVRGVIIHQHGCTNASPAKHPPVTHDFHWRALARKHHFALLSPQYQVAGKCDEWNNPDSGSERALLTALSDFATRSKRPELSDVPWVLWGHSGGSSWSAQMITRHPQRVLAASFRGGCHKQFGDPAFRASFAPLAKDIPMLFVWGKRETARTSSHYVSWEPMNAMRQDLRSLGGHVARVIDPRSEHGCDDSRLLVIPFFDAVLSARLSGQTMPGALVDMASIETLPVTPENTRNPELGWLPNREIAALWQEFSKTGTLSPSTPPHIAPTLTATRLADGTVSLNWGIVPELAGGLRAIRLNRDGKLLKELGVKPDAYIATSRDAPPEGLRAPSFIDASPASGTDPVYTLTFLDAAGHESPPSPPAKVMPASHQ, encoded by the coding sequence ATGAAATTGTTCACCGTTCTTTTGACAGGTTGCTTATTGTCATCTGTCTTGTTAGCCCAGCCTGGCGTCAGCCATGCCGACGGTCTCTTTCTTGAGCTACCGTTGCAGCCTGGGGAAGGGGATCGCTTCCAGCTCGCCGATTTTTCTTTTTGGCTCGCGGACCCTTCTCAGCCTGTTCGTGGTGTCATCATTCACCAGCACGGATGCACCAATGCCTCACCGGCCAAGCATCCGCCTGTCACCCATGATTTCCACTGGCGTGCCTTGGCCCGCAAGCATCATTTCGCGCTCCTGTCACCGCAATATCAAGTCGCTGGCAAGTGCGATGAATGGAACAATCCCGATAGCGGCTCCGAACGTGCGCTCCTGACAGCTCTGAGCGATTTCGCCACACGTTCCAAGCGCCCGGAGCTCTCCGATGTTCCCTGGGTCCTGTGGGGGCATTCCGGTGGCTCCAGTTGGTCCGCGCAGATGATCACCCGTCATCCACAGCGCGTGCTTGCTGCCTCCTTTCGCGGTGGATGTCACAAGCAGTTTGGTGATCCAGCCTTTCGCGCCAGTTTTGCACCACTGGCCAAGGATATTCCCATGCTTTTTGTTTGGGGAAAACGGGAGACTGCCCGCACTTCCAGTCACTATGTTTCCTGGGAGCCCATGAATGCCATGCGTCAGGACCTTCGCTCCCTCGGTGGCCACGTTGCACGGGTCATTGATCCACGCTCTGAGCACGGTTGTGATGACTCCCGTCTGCTCGTCATCCCGTTCTTTGATGCGGTGCTCAGCGCCCGTTTGTCGGGTCAGACAATGCCCGGTGCGCTGGTGGACATGGCCTCCATAGAAACTTTACCGGTCACTCCTGAAAACACCCGGAATCCTGAGCTGGGCTGGCTGCCCAATCGTGAGATTGCCGCCTTGTGGCAAGAGTTTTCCAAAACGGGCACGCTTAGCCCCTCCACCCCTCCTCATATCGCCCCCACCCTCACCGCCACCCGCTTGGCAGACGGCACTGTCAGCCTGAACTGGGGTATTGTTCCAGAACTCGCAGGCGGCCTACGCGCCATCCGTCTCAATCGAGATGGCAAGCTTTTGAAGGAACTCGGTGTCAAGCCCGATGCCTATATTGCCACCAGCCGCGATGCTCCGCCTGAAGGCCTGCGTGCACCTTCCTTTATCGATGCCTCCCCCGCTTCAGGGACAGATCCTGTTTACACCCTCACCTTTCTGGATGCTGCGGGTCATGAGTCACCACCTAGCCCGCCTGCTAAAGTCATGCCGGCTTCCCACCAGTGA